A part of Antechinus flavipes isolate AdamAnt ecotype Samford, QLD, Australia chromosome 6, AdamAnt_v2, whole genome shotgun sequence genomic DNA contains:
- the MADD gene encoding MAP kinase-activating death domain protein isoform X28, with translation MVQKKKICPRLLDYLVIIGARQPSSDSVAQTPELLRRYPLEDYPEFPLPPDVVFFCQPEGCLSVRQRRMSLRDDTSFVFTLTDKDTGVTRYGICVNFYRSFQKRMPKEKGDGGPGHRAKEATKAAPAPEEASAEKSEGGPSLQPPSSDSTPDGNQSPRGKRRAKGGSRSRNSTLTSLCVLSHYPFFTTFRECLYTLKRLVDCCSERLLGKKLAIPRGVQRDTMWRIFTGSLLVEEKSSALLHDLREIEAWIYRLLRSPVPISGQKRVDIEVLPQELQPALTFALPDPSRFSLVDFPLHLPLELLGVDACLQVLSCILLEHKVVLQSRDYNALSMSVMAFVAMIYPLEYMFPVIPLLPTCMASAEQLLLAPTPYIIGVPASFFLYKLDFKMPDDVWLVDLDSNRVIAPTNAEVLPVLPEPESLELKKHLKQALASMSLNTQPILNLEKFHEGQEIPLLLGRPPSDLQSTPSTEFNPLIYGNDVDSVDVATRVAMVRFFNSPNVLQGFQMHTRTLRLFPRPVVAFQAGSFLASRPRQTPFAEKLARTQAVEYFGEWILNPTNYAFQRIHNNMFDPALIGDKPKWYAHQLQPIYYRVYDSNSQLAEALSVPPEQDSDSDPTDDSGSDSVDYDDSSSSYSSLGDFVSEMMKCDINGDTPNVDPLTHAALGDASEVAFDELQGNQGDLEEPGPDSENSQDNPQPRSSSSTTASSSPSTIIHGANAESADFTEVEDKTATGFSNPLRALPPSFGKLSLDKREAESGGPPEGLGRRRDYDNPYFEPQYGFPTEEDEDEDEQEESYTPRFQQNLNGSRAQKLLRPNSLKLASDSDAESDSRASSPNSTVSNNSSNEGFGGIMSFASSLYRNHSTSFSLSNLALPTKGARDKTTPFPSLKVFGLNTLMEIVTEAGPGSGEGSRRALVDQKSSVIKHSPTVKRESPSPQGRASNSSENQQFLKEVVHSVLDGQGVGWLSVKKVRRLLESEQLRGFVLSKLNRLAPPEDGAPQETIPDVEISRKVYKGMLDLLKCMVLSLEQSYANAGLGGMASTFGLLEIAQTHYYSKEPDKRKRSPTDGVNTPVGKDPGLAGRGDPKAMAQLRVPQLGPRAPSATGKGPKELDTRSLKEENFVASIELWNKHQEVKKQKALDKQRPEGIKPVFDLGETDEKKSQISADSGVSLLSGSQRSDLESTIGAGPAVMIRSTSQDSEVSTVVSNSSGETLGADSDLSSNAGDGPGGDGSAHLAGLRGTVSDSEIETTSASGAIFGKTHSLKPSTKEKAVGSPIRPFEDVSQRVYLYEGLLGRDKGSMWDQLEDAAMETFSMSKERSTLWDQMQFWEDAFLDAVMLEREGMGMDQGPQEMIDRYLSLGEHDRKRLEDDEDRLLATLLNNLISYMLLMKVNKNDIRKKVRRLMGKSHIGLVYGQQINEVLDQLASLNGRDVSLQPSGSRHIKKQTFVVHAGTDTSGDIFFMEVCDDCVVLRSSIGTVSERWWYEKLINMTYCPKTKVLCLWRRNGPETQLNKFYTKKCRELYYCVKDSMERAAARQHSAKPGFHRAESH, from the exons ATGGTACAGAAGAAGAAGATTTGCCCTCGGTTACTGGACTACCTAGTGATCATTGGGGCCAG GCAACCAAGCAGCGACAGCGTGGCCCAGACCCCAGAGTTGCTCCGACGCTACCCTTTGGAGGACTACCCTGAATTCCCCCTCCCTCCGGACGTGGTGTTCTTCTGCCAGCCGGAGGGATGCCTGAGTGTGCGGCAGCGGCGCATGAGCCTGCGGGATGACACTTCCTTTGTCTTCACCCTCACTGACAAGGACACTGGGGTCACGCGCTATGGCATCTGTGTCAACTTCTACCGCTCCTTCCAGAAGCGAATGCCCAAAGAAAAGGGGGATGGTGGCCCCGGACACCGTGCAAAGGAAGCTACCAAGGCTGCTCCCGCTCCAGAGGAGGCAAGCGCAGAGAAGTCGGAGGGTGGCCCTTCCTTGCAGCCCCCCAGTTCTGACTCGACCCCTGATGGGAACCAGTCTCCCCGGGGCAAACGCCGGGCAAAGGGGGGAAGCCGTTCCCGCAACAGCACCCTGACATCCCTGTGCGTGCTCAGCCATTATCCTTTCTTCACGACTTTCCGAGAGTGTCTATATACCCTCAAGCGTTTGGTGGACTGTTGCAGTGAGCGACTGCTTGGCAAGAAACTGGCCATCCCCCGAGGGGTACAGAG GGACACCATGTGGCGCATCTTCACGGGCTCGCTCCTGGTAGAAGAGAAATCCAGTGCCCTTCTGCATGACCTGCGTGAGATCGAAGCGTGGATCTATCGATTGTTGCGCTCTCCAGTGCCCATATCTGGCCAGAAGCGAGTGGACATTGAAGTTCTCCCCCAGGAGCTACAGCCCGCTCTGACCTTTGCCCTCCCTGACCCATCTCGATTCTCTCTGGTAGATTTCCCATTGCATCTGCCTTTGGAACTCCTGGGTGTGGACGCCTGTCTGCAGGTGTTGTCTTGCATCTTGCTGGAGCACAAG GTGGTGTTACAATCGCGAGACTACAACGCACTCTCCATGTCTGTGATGGCATTTGTAGCAATGATCTATCCCCTGGAGTATATGTTTCCTGTTATTCCCTTGCTTCCTACTTGCATGGCGTCTGCAGAGCAG TTGCTTCTGGCTCCTACTCCTTATATTATTGGGGTCCCTGCCAGCTTCTTCCTCTACAAACTAGACTTCAAGATGCCAGATGATGTTTGGCTGGTGGATCTGGACAGCAACCGG GTGATCGCACCAACTAATGCAGAGGTGTTGCCCGTCCTGCCAGAGCCCGAATCCTTAGAACTGAAAAAGCACTTGAAGCAG GCACTGGCCAGCATGAGTCTGAATACTCAGCCTATCCTCAACTTGGAGAAGTTCCATGAGGGCCAAGAGATCCCACTACTCTTGGGAAGACCACCCAGTGATTTGCAATCCACACCTTCCACTGAATTCAATCCCCTCATCTATGGCAATGATGTAGATTCAGTGGATGTGGCTACCAG GGTGGCCATGGTGAGATTCTTCAACTCCCCCAATGTGCTTCAGGGTTTCCAGATGCACACACGCACTCTGCGTCTCTTTCCCCGACCTGTGGTAGCTTTCCAAGCTGGCTCCTTTCTAGCCTCACGTCCCCGACAGACCCCCTTTGCTGAGAAATTGGCCAGGACCCAAGCCGTGGAGTACTTTGGTGAATGGATCCTCAACCCCACCAACTATGCTTTCCAGCGAATCCACAACA ACATGTTCGACCCGGCCCTGATTGGCGACAAGCCCAAGTGGTACGCCCACCAGCTGCAGCCGATCTATTACCGTGTCTATGACAGTAACTCCCAGCTGGCCGAGGCCCTGAGCGTGCCGCCCGAGCAGGACTCTGACTCTGACCCAACTGACGACAG TGGCAGTGACAGTGTGGATTACGATGATTCAAGCTCTTCCTACTCATCCCTTGGTGACTTTGTTAGTGAGATGATGAAATGTGATATCAACGGTGACACACCTA ATGTGGATCCACTAACACATGCAGCACTGGGTGACGCCAGCGAGGTGGCATTTGATGAGCTGCAGGGAAACCAGGGAGATTTGGAGGAACCCGGCCCAGACAGCGAGAATTCCCAGGACAACCCCCAGCCTCGTTCCAGCTCCAGCACGACGGCCAGCAGCAGCCCCAGTACCATCATTCACGGAGCCAATGCT GAATCTGCCGATTTTACCGAGGTGGAGGACAAGACAGCGACAGGATTCTCCAACCCCCTCCGTGCTTTGCCTCCCAGTTTTGGCAAATTAAGTTTGGATAAGCGTGAGGCAGAGAGTGGGGGCCCCCCAGAGGGATTGGGGCGCAGGCGCGACTATGACAATCCATACTTTGAACCTCAGTATGGATTTCCCACtgaggaagatgaagatgaagatgagcAGGAGGAGAGTTATACCCCACGATTTCAACAAAACCTCAATGGCAGTAG GGCTCAAAAACTGCTGCGACCCAATAGCCTCAAGCTGGCAAGCGATTCAGATGCAGAGTCGGACTCTCGGGCAAGTTCTCCCAACTCCACCGTCTCCAACAACAGCAGCAATGAGGGCTTCGGGGGCATCATGTCTTTTGCCA GCAGCCTCTACCGGAACCACAGcaccagcttcagcctctcaAACCTTGCGCTGCCCACCAAAGGGGCCAGAGACAAAACAACACCCTTCCCTAGTCTCAAAG TATTTGGGCTAAATACTCTAATGGAGATTGTTACTGAAGCCGGCCCCGGGAGCGGTGAAG GAAGCCGGCGAGCCTTGGTGGACCAGAAGTCCTCGGTCATCAAGCACAGCCCCACAGTGAAGAGAGAGTCTCCATCTCCTCAGGGACGAGCCAGCAATTCCAG CGAGAACCAGCAGTTCCTGAAAGAGGTGGTGCACAGTGTTCTGGACGGCCAGGGAGTGGGCTGGCTCAGCGTGAAGAAGGTGAGGAGGCTGCTGGAGAGCGAGCAGCTCCGAGGCTTTGTCCTGAGCAAGCTGAACCGCCTGGCGCCCCCCGAGGATGGCGCCCCCCAGGAGACGATCCCCGATGTG GAGATAAGCCGCAAGGTCTACAAGGGGATGCTGGACCTTCTCAAGTGCATGGTGCTGAGCCTGGAGCAGTCCTACGCCAACGCCGGCCTGGGCGGCATGGCCAGCACCTTCGGCCTTCTGGAGATTGCCCAGACCCATTACTATAGCAAAG AGCCTGACAAACGGAAGAGAAGTCCCACAGATGGTGTGAACACCCCGGTTGGCAAGGATCCAGGCCTGGCTGGGAGAGGCGACCCAAAGGCCATGGCACAGCTGAGGGTTCCCCAGTTGGGACCACGGGCACCGAGTGCCACGGGAAAGGGCCCCAAGGAGCTGGACACCAGGAGCCTAAAGGAAGAGAATTTTGTGGCTTCCATTG AGTTGTGGAACAAGCACCAggaagtgaaaaaacaaaaagctttggACAAACAGA GGCCTGAAGGAATTAAACCTGTCTTTGACCTTGGTGAGACAGATGAGAAAAAGTCCCAGATCAGTGCAGACAGCGGAGTGAGCCTGCTGTCCGGTTCGCAG AGAAGTGACCTGGAATCTACCATTGGCGCAGGCCCCGCAGTTATGATCCGAAGCACAAGCCAGGATTCTGAAGTTAGCACTGTG GTGAGTAACAGTTCTGGAGAAACATTGGGAGCAGACAGTGATCTGAGCAGCAATGCAGGTGACGGACCAGGTGGTGATGGCAGTGCCCACTTGGCAGGACTTCGTGGCACTGTGTCTGACAGCGAAATTGAGACCACTTCTGCCTCGGGAGCCATCTTT GGCAAAACCCACAGTCTGAAGCCAAGTACAAAGGAGAAAGCAGTGGGCAGCCCCATCCGTCCTTTTGAAGATGTGAGCCAGCGTGTCTACCTCTATGAGGGACTCCTAG GAAGGGACAAAGGATCCATGTGGGACCAGTTAGAGGATGCAGCTATGGAGACCTTCTCTATGA GTAAAGAACGTTCTACCCTGTGGGACCAGATGCAGTTCTGGGAAGATGCCTTCCTGGATGCTGTGATGTTGGAGAGAGAAGGGATGGGCATGGATCAGGGACCCCAGGAAATGATCGACAG GTATCTGTCCCTGGGAGAACATGACCGCAAGCGCCTGGAGGATGATGAAGATAGATTGCTGGCCACACTCCTGAACAATCTCATCTCCTATATGCTTCTGATGAAG GTGAACAAGAATGACATCCGGAAGAAGGTGAGACGCCTGATGGGGAAATCTCATATTGGGCTTGTTTATGGCCAGCAGATAAATGAAGTGTTGGATCAGTTGGCCAGCCTG AATGGGCGGGACGTGTCTCTGCAGCCGAGCGGCAGCCGTCACATCAAGAAGCAGACCTTTGTGGTGCATGCAGGGACGGACACCAGTGGGGATATCTTCTTCATGGAG GTGTGCGACGACTGCGTGGTCTTGCGTAGCAGCATCGGGACGGTGTCTGAGCGCTGGTGGTATGAGAAGCTCATCAACATGACCTACTGCCCCAAGACCAAGGTGCTGTGTCTGTGGAGACGGAACGGACCCGAGACGCAGCTGAACAAGTTCTACACCAAGAAG TGTCGGGAGCTGTACTACTGTGTGAAGGACAGCATGGAGCGAGCCGCGGCCCGACAGCACAGCGCCAAGCCAG GTTTTCATAGAGCTGAATCACATTAA
- the MADD gene encoding MAP kinase-activating death domain protein isoform X6 produces the protein MVQKKKICPRLLDYLVIIGARQPSSDSVAQTPELLRRYPLEDYPEFPLPPDVVFFCQPEGCLSVRQRRMSLRDDTSFVFTLTDKDTGVTRYGICVNFYRSFQKRMPKEKGDGGPGHRAKEATKAAPAPEEASAEKSEGGPSLQPPSSDSTPDGNQSPRGKRRAKGGSRSRNSTLTSLCVLSHYPFFTTFRECLYTLKRLVDCCSERLLGKKLAIPRGVQRDTMWRIFTGSLLVEEKSSALLHDLREIEAWIYRLLRSPVPISGQKRVDIEVLPQELQPALTFALPDPSRFSLVDFPLHLPLELLGVDACLQVLSCILLEHKVVLQSRDYNALSMSVMAFVAMIYPLEYMFPVIPLLPTCMASAEQLLLAPTPYIIGVPASFFLYKLDFKMPDDVWLVDLDSNRVIAPTNAEVLPVLPEPESLELKKHLKQALASMSLNTQPILNLEKFHEGQEIPLLLGRPPSDLQSTPSTEFNPLIYGNDVDSVDVATRVAMVRFFNSPNVLQGFQMHTRTLRLFPRPVVAFQAGSFLASRPRQTPFAEKLARTQAVEYFGEWILNPTNYAFQRIHNNMFDPALIGDKPKWYAHQLQPIYYRVYDSNSQLAEALSVPPEQDSDSDPTDDSGSDSVDYDDSSSSYSSLGDFVSEMMKCDINGDTPNVDPLTHAALGDASEVAFDELQGNQGDLEEPGPDSENSQDNPQPRSSSSTTASSSPSTIIHGANAESADFTEVEDKTATGFSNPLRALPPSFGKLSLDKREAESGGPPEGLGRRRDYDNPYFEPQYGFPTEEDEDEDEQEESYTPRFQQNLNGSRAQKLLRPNSLKLASDSDAESDSRASSPNSTVSNNSSNEGFGGIMSFASSLYRNHSTSFSLSNLALPTKGARDKTTPFPSLKGSRRALVDQKSSVIKHSPTVKRESPSPQGRASNSSENQQFLKEVVHSVLDGQGVGWLSVKKVRRLLESEQLRGFVLSKLNRLAPPEDGAPQETIPDVEISRKVYKGMLDLLKCMVLSLEQSYANAGLGGMASTFGLLEIAQTHYYSKEPDKRKRSPTDGVNTPVGKDPGLAGRGDPKAMAQLRVPQLGPRAPSATGKGPKELDTRSLKEENFVASIELWNKHQEVKKQKALDKQRPEGIKPVFDLGETDEKKSQISADSGVSLLSGSQRSDLESTIGAGPAVMIRSTSQDSEVSTVVSNSSGETLGADSDLSSNAGDGPGGDGSAHLAGLRGTVSDSEIETTSASGAIFGKTHSLKPSTKEKAVGSPIRPFEDVSQRVYLYEGLLGRDKGSMWDQLEDAAMETFSMSKERSTLWDQMQFWEDAFLDAVMLEREGMGMDQGPQEMIDRYLSLGEHDRKRLEDDEDRLLATLLNNLISYMLLMKVNKNDIRKKVRRLMGKSHIGLVYGQQINEVLDQLASLNGRDVSLQPSGSRHIKKQTFVVHAGTDTSGDIFFMEVCDDCVVLRSSIGTVSERWWYEKLINMTYCPKTKVLCLWRRNGPETQLNKFYTKKCRELYYCVKDSMERAAARQHSAKPGPELGGEFPVQDMRTGEGGLLQVTLEGINLKFMHSQVFIELNHIKKCNTVRGVFVLEEFVPETKEVVSHKYKTPMAHEICYSVLCLFSYVAAARSKEAESRNKPPRPVSS, from the exons ATGGTACAGAAGAAGAAGATTTGCCCTCGGTTACTGGACTACCTAGTGATCATTGGGGCCAG GCAACCAAGCAGCGACAGCGTGGCCCAGACCCCAGAGTTGCTCCGACGCTACCCTTTGGAGGACTACCCTGAATTCCCCCTCCCTCCGGACGTGGTGTTCTTCTGCCAGCCGGAGGGATGCCTGAGTGTGCGGCAGCGGCGCATGAGCCTGCGGGATGACACTTCCTTTGTCTTCACCCTCACTGACAAGGACACTGGGGTCACGCGCTATGGCATCTGTGTCAACTTCTACCGCTCCTTCCAGAAGCGAATGCCCAAAGAAAAGGGGGATGGTGGCCCCGGACACCGTGCAAAGGAAGCTACCAAGGCTGCTCCCGCTCCAGAGGAGGCAAGCGCAGAGAAGTCGGAGGGTGGCCCTTCCTTGCAGCCCCCCAGTTCTGACTCGACCCCTGATGGGAACCAGTCTCCCCGGGGCAAACGCCGGGCAAAGGGGGGAAGCCGTTCCCGCAACAGCACCCTGACATCCCTGTGCGTGCTCAGCCATTATCCTTTCTTCACGACTTTCCGAGAGTGTCTATATACCCTCAAGCGTTTGGTGGACTGTTGCAGTGAGCGACTGCTTGGCAAGAAACTGGCCATCCCCCGAGGGGTACAGAG GGACACCATGTGGCGCATCTTCACGGGCTCGCTCCTGGTAGAAGAGAAATCCAGTGCCCTTCTGCATGACCTGCGTGAGATCGAAGCGTGGATCTATCGATTGTTGCGCTCTCCAGTGCCCATATCTGGCCAGAAGCGAGTGGACATTGAAGTTCTCCCCCAGGAGCTACAGCCCGCTCTGACCTTTGCCCTCCCTGACCCATCTCGATTCTCTCTGGTAGATTTCCCATTGCATCTGCCTTTGGAACTCCTGGGTGTGGACGCCTGTCTGCAGGTGTTGTCTTGCATCTTGCTGGAGCACAAG GTGGTGTTACAATCGCGAGACTACAACGCACTCTCCATGTCTGTGATGGCATTTGTAGCAATGATCTATCCCCTGGAGTATATGTTTCCTGTTATTCCCTTGCTTCCTACTTGCATGGCGTCTGCAGAGCAG TTGCTTCTGGCTCCTACTCCTTATATTATTGGGGTCCCTGCCAGCTTCTTCCTCTACAAACTAGACTTCAAGATGCCAGATGATGTTTGGCTGGTGGATCTGGACAGCAACCGG GTGATCGCACCAACTAATGCAGAGGTGTTGCCCGTCCTGCCAGAGCCCGAATCCTTAGAACTGAAAAAGCACTTGAAGCAG GCACTGGCCAGCATGAGTCTGAATACTCAGCCTATCCTCAACTTGGAGAAGTTCCATGAGGGCCAAGAGATCCCACTACTCTTGGGAAGACCACCCAGTGATTTGCAATCCACACCTTCCACTGAATTCAATCCCCTCATCTATGGCAATGATGTAGATTCAGTGGATGTGGCTACCAG GGTGGCCATGGTGAGATTCTTCAACTCCCCCAATGTGCTTCAGGGTTTCCAGATGCACACACGCACTCTGCGTCTCTTTCCCCGACCTGTGGTAGCTTTCCAAGCTGGCTCCTTTCTAGCCTCACGTCCCCGACAGACCCCCTTTGCTGAGAAATTGGCCAGGACCCAAGCCGTGGAGTACTTTGGTGAATGGATCCTCAACCCCACCAACTATGCTTTCCAGCGAATCCACAACA ACATGTTCGACCCGGCCCTGATTGGCGACAAGCCCAAGTGGTACGCCCACCAGCTGCAGCCGATCTATTACCGTGTCTATGACAGTAACTCCCAGCTGGCCGAGGCCCTGAGCGTGCCGCCCGAGCAGGACTCTGACTCTGACCCAACTGACGACAG TGGCAGTGACAGTGTGGATTACGATGATTCAAGCTCTTCCTACTCATCCCTTGGTGACTTTGTTAGTGAGATGATGAAATGTGATATCAACGGTGACACACCTA ATGTGGATCCACTAACACATGCAGCACTGGGTGACGCCAGCGAGGTGGCATTTGATGAGCTGCAGGGAAACCAGGGAGATTTGGAGGAACCCGGCCCAGACAGCGAGAATTCCCAGGACAACCCCCAGCCTCGTTCCAGCTCCAGCACGACGGCCAGCAGCAGCCCCAGTACCATCATTCACGGAGCCAATGCT GAATCTGCCGATTTTACCGAGGTGGAGGACAAGACAGCGACAGGATTCTCCAACCCCCTCCGTGCTTTGCCTCCCAGTTTTGGCAAATTAAGTTTGGATAAGCGTGAGGCAGAGAGTGGGGGCCCCCCAGAGGGATTGGGGCGCAGGCGCGACTATGACAATCCATACTTTGAACCTCAGTATGGATTTCCCACtgaggaagatgaagatgaagatgagcAGGAGGAGAGTTATACCCCACGATTTCAACAAAACCTCAATGGCAGTAG GGCTCAAAAACTGCTGCGACCCAATAGCCTCAAGCTGGCAAGCGATTCAGATGCAGAGTCGGACTCTCGGGCAAGTTCTCCCAACTCCACCGTCTCCAACAACAGCAGCAATGAGGGCTTCGGGGGCATCATGTCTTTTGCCA GCAGCCTCTACCGGAACCACAGcaccagcttcagcctctcaAACCTTGCGCTGCCCACCAAAGGGGCCAGAGACAAAACAACACCCTTCCCTAGTCTCAAAG GAAGCCGGCGAGCCTTGGTGGACCAGAAGTCCTCGGTCATCAAGCACAGCCCCACAGTGAAGAGAGAGTCTCCATCTCCTCAGGGACGAGCCAGCAATTCCAG CGAGAACCAGCAGTTCCTGAAAGAGGTGGTGCACAGTGTTCTGGACGGCCAGGGAGTGGGCTGGCTCAGCGTGAAGAAGGTGAGGAGGCTGCTGGAGAGCGAGCAGCTCCGAGGCTTTGTCCTGAGCAAGCTGAACCGCCTGGCGCCCCCCGAGGATGGCGCCCCCCAGGAGACGATCCCCGATGTG GAGATAAGCCGCAAGGTCTACAAGGGGATGCTGGACCTTCTCAAGTGCATGGTGCTGAGCCTGGAGCAGTCCTACGCCAACGCCGGCCTGGGCGGCATGGCCAGCACCTTCGGCCTTCTGGAGATTGCCCAGACCCATTACTATAGCAAAG AGCCTGACAAACGGAAGAGAAGTCCCACAGATGGTGTGAACACCCCGGTTGGCAAGGATCCAGGCCTGGCTGGGAGAGGCGACCCAAAGGCCATGGCACAGCTGAGGGTTCCCCAGTTGGGACCACGGGCACCGAGTGCCACGGGAAAGGGCCCCAAGGAGCTGGACACCAGGAGCCTAAAGGAAGAGAATTTTGTGGCTTCCATTG AGTTGTGGAACAAGCACCAggaagtgaaaaaacaaaaagctttggACAAACAGA GGCCTGAAGGAATTAAACCTGTCTTTGACCTTGGTGAGACAGATGAGAAAAAGTCCCAGATCAGTGCAGACAGCGGAGTGAGCCTGCTGTCCGGTTCGCAG AGAAGTGACCTGGAATCTACCATTGGCGCAGGCCCCGCAGTTATGATCCGAAGCACAAGCCAGGATTCTGAAGTTAGCACTGTG GTGAGTAACAGTTCTGGAGAAACATTGGGAGCAGACAGTGATCTGAGCAGCAATGCAGGTGACGGACCAGGTGGTGATGGCAGTGCCCACTTGGCAGGACTTCGTGGCACTGTGTCTGACAGCGAAATTGAGACCACTTCTGCCTCGGGAGCCATCTTT GGCAAAACCCACAGTCTGAAGCCAAGTACAAAGGAGAAAGCAGTGGGCAGCCCCATCCGTCCTTTTGAAGATGTGAGCCAGCGTGTCTACCTCTATGAGGGACTCCTAG GAAGGGACAAAGGATCCATGTGGGACCAGTTAGAGGATGCAGCTATGGAGACCTTCTCTATGA GTAAAGAACGTTCTACCCTGTGGGACCAGATGCAGTTCTGGGAAGATGCCTTCCTGGATGCTGTGATGTTGGAGAGAGAAGGGATGGGCATGGATCAGGGACCCCAGGAAATGATCGACAG GTATCTGTCCCTGGGAGAACATGACCGCAAGCGCCTGGAGGATGATGAAGATAGATTGCTGGCCACACTCCTGAACAATCTCATCTCCTATATGCTTCTGATGAAG GTGAACAAGAATGACATCCGGAAGAAGGTGAGACGCCTGATGGGGAAATCTCATATTGGGCTTGTTTATGGCCAGCAGATAAATGAAGTGTTGGATCAGTTGGCCAGCCTG AATGGGCGGGACGTGTCTCTGCAGCCGAGCGGCAGCCGTCACATCAAGAAGCAGACCTTTGTGGTGCATGCAGGGACGGACACCAGTGGGGATATCTTCTTCATGGAG GTGTGCGACGACTGCGTGGTCTTGCGTAGCAGCATCGGGACGGTGTCTGAGCGCTGGTGGTATGAGAAGCTCATCAACATGACCTACTGCCCCAAGACCAAGGTGCTGTGTCTGTGGAGACGGAACGGACCCGAGACGCAGCTGAACAAGTTCTACACCAAGAAG TGTCGGGAGCTGTACTACTGTGTGAAGGACAGCATGGAGCGAGCCGCGGCCCGACAGCACAGCGCCAAGCCAG GTCCCGAGCTGGGCGGTGAGTTCCCAGTGCAGGACATGAGGACAGGCGAGGGTGGCTTGCTTCAGGTTACGCTGGAGGGCATCAACCTTAAGTTCATGCATAGCCAG GTTTTCATAGAGCTGAATCACATTAAAAAGTGCAATACAGTCCGAGGCGTCTTTGTCCTGGAGGAATTTG